The region AACTATCCGAACAACCCCACGGGCGCCGTGGCCACGCGCGCGTTCCTCGCGGAGCTGGTGGAGTTCGCCAAGACCTACGACATCGCCGTCTGCTACGACAACCCGTACAGCGAGATGGTTTTCGGCGTGGAGCGCCTGAGCTTCCTGAACGCCCCCGGCGCGAAGGACGTGGGCGTCGAGCTGAACTCCCTGTCGAAGCCCTTCAACATGACCGGCTGGCGCATCGGCATGGCCTGCGGCAACCCGGACATCGTGAAGGCCATCGCCACGGTGAAGGCCAACACGGACAGCGGCGTTTTCAACGCCGTCCAGTACGCGGGCATCGAGGCGCTGGACAACGGCGACGCCTGCACCGCCCGGATGCTGGAAATCTACGGCGCGCGGCGCGACAAGGTGCTGGCCGCCCTCCGCGGCCTGGGCTGGACCTACGACCCGCCCAGGGGCACCTTCTACCTGTGGGTGCCCGTGCCCGCCGGCCACACATCCGCCTCCTTCTGCGACCACATGCTGGAGACCTGCGCCGTCGTGCTGGCGCCGGGCGCCGCCTACGGTGTGAACGGCGAGGGCTTTGTCCGCTTCTCCCTCACCGTCGCCGACGACCGCCTCGACGAGGCCCTCGCGCGGATGCG is a window of Candidatus Hydrogenedentota bacterium DNA encoding:
- a CDS encoding LL-diaminopimelate aminotransferase gives rise to the protein MDTAERLGKIPPYLFMTLRNRIAEARARGVDVISLAIGDPVEPTPDPVIEALYTAAKDPENHRYPTDEEWGMRAFREAVARWYARRYDAALDPAREIVALIGSKEGCHHFALGMVNPGETVLVTDPGYPGYKPSIWFAGGEPVPVAMRPEDGFLPRLADIPSDVARKARAFYLNYPNNPTGAVATRAFLAELVEFAKTYDIAVCYDNPYSEMVFGVERLSFLNAPGAKDVGVELNSLSKPFNMTGWRIGMACGNPDIVKAIATVKANTDSGVFNAVQYAGIEALDNGDACTARMLEIYGARRDKVLAALRGLGWTYDPPRGTFYLWVPVPAGHTSASFCDHMLETCAVVLAPGAAYGVNGEGFVRFSLTVADDRLDEALARMRKNLTGLKFD